A stretch of DNA from Equus asinus isolate D_3611 breed Donkey chromosome 20, EquAss-T2T_v2, whole genome shotgun sequence:
GGCGGCCGGGGAGACGGTGAAGGTTGCCGCCGGCCCGTCCGGGCTCTAGCCCGCCGTCTCCCCGCGCCCCGGCAGCCGGCGCATGGCCCGGCGGAGGCCCGGAGCATGGACCTCCGCAGCGCCGTGTACAAGGCGGCCGGCGCCGGCAAGCTGCAGCTGCTTCAGAAGCTGCTGAGCGGCCGGAGccgggaggagctggaggagctgaCGGGCGAGGTGGCGGGCGAGGGGACGCCGCTGCTCATCGCCGCGCGCCACGGCCACCTGGACGTGGTGGAGTACCTGGTGGACCGGTGCGGCGCGAGCGTGGAGGCGGGCGGCTCGGTGCACTTCGATGGCGAGACCATCGAGGGCGCGCCGCCGCTCTGGGCCGCCTCGGCCGCCGGTCACCTGGCCGTGGTGCGCAGCCTGCTGCGCCGGGGGGCGTCGGTGAACCGCACGACGCGCACCAACTCGACGCCCCTGCGCGCCGCCTGCTTCGACGGCCACCTGGAGGTGGTGCGCTACCTGGTGGGCGAGCACCAGGCCGACCTGGAGGTGGCCAACCGGCACGGCCACACGTGCCTCATGATCTCGTGCTACAAGGGTCATCGCGAGATCGCGCGTTACCTGCTGGAGCAGGGCGCGCAGGTGAACCGGCGCAGCGCCAAGGGCAACACGGCCCTGCACGACTGCGCCGAGTCCGGCAGCCTGGAGATCCTGCAGCTGCTGCTCGGCTGCCACGCGCGCATGGAGCGCGACGGCTACGGCATGACCCCGCTGCTGGCGGCCAGCGTCACGGGCCACACCAACATCGTGGAGTATCTCATCCAGGAGCAGCCGGCCACCCAGGAGGCGCTGCCGGGGCGCGAGCGAGGcgggcccggtggcgcggcgcaGCCCCAGagcggcctccgctcccgcccGGAGGAGCCTCCTAGCGGCGAGTCCTACGAGAGCTGCTGCCCCACCAGCCGCGAGGCCGCAGTGGAGGCCTTGGAGCTGCTGGGCGCCACCTACGTGGATAAGAAGCGGGATCTGCTGGGCGCCATGAAACACTGGAGACGGGCCATGGAGCTGCGGCACCAGGGGGGCACCTACCTGCCCAAACCGGAGCCCCCGCAGCGCGTCCTGGCCTACGACTATTGCAAGGAGGTGAACACCGCCAAGGAGCTGGAGGCGCTCATCACCGACCCCGACGAGATGCGGATGCAGGCCCTCTTGATCCGCGAGCGCATCCTGGGTCCCTCGCACCCGGACACGTCCTATTATATCCGGTACAGGGGCGCCGTGTATGCCGACTCGGGCAATTTCGAGCGCTGCATCCACCTGTGGAAGTACGCCCTGGACATGCAACAGAACAATCTGGAGCCCCTGAGCCCCATGACCGCCAGCAGCTTCCTGTCGTTTGCCGAGCTCTTCTCGTACGTGCTCCAGGACCACGCGGCCAGGGTCAAGGGCAGCGTGGACACGCACATCGGCTTTGCAGACCTCATGGGGGTGCTGTGCAAAGGGGTCCGGGAGGTGGAACGGGCCTTGCAGCTGCCCAAGGAGCCCGGGGAATCGGCCCAGTTCACCAAGGCCCTGGCCATCATCCTCCACCTGCTCTACCTGCTGGAGAAAGTCGAGTGCACGCCCGAGCAGGAGCATCTGAAGCACCAGACCGTGTACCGGCTGCTGAAGTGCGCCCCCCGCGGCAAGAACGGCTTCACCCCTCTGCACATGGCCGTGGACAAGGAGACCCAGAAGGTGGGCCGCTACCCGGTGGGCATATTCCCCTCCCTCCAGGTGGTCAAAGTGCTGCTCAACTGCGGGGCAGACCCAGACAGCAGGGACTTTGACAATAACACCCCGCTGCACATCGCGGCCCAGAACAACTGCCCGGCGATCATGAATGTCCTCATCGAAGCGGGGGCCCACATGGATGCCACCAACGCCTTCAAGAAGACGGCCTACGAGCTGCTGGACGAGAAGCTGCTGGCCAAGAGCACCATTCAGCCTTTCAACTATGTCACCCTGCAGTGCCTTGCCGCCCGCGCCCTGGACAAGAACAAGATCCCCTACAAGGGCGTCATCCCTGAGGAGCTGGAGGCCTTCATCGAGTTGCACTGACCCCGTCCTGAAGGGAGAAACCGGGAGGGGTGTAGCCCACACCGGTCCTCGTCCCCTCTTGGTGATGTTTCACGTGGCACAAAGTGAGAACGGCTCTCCCGCCTCCAGGGCCCTTCACCTCTGCAGAGAGCGGGAAGGGAGTTAGCGAGCTGCTGGTGCTAGGAGCCTTCCAGATCTCGTGCTTGGGGGTCTGTCTTTCTCTGGAGTACACGCACCCGTCCTTCGTTGGGGGGAGACGCACAACTTTGCACACATCCTGTCTGCCGTGGTTTTGGGGAATTTGGCCTTCTCAGCTTGAGGCAGAGGGATCGAAAccattgccttcctcccctcctagAAACAAGAAGAATCCGGGAATCAAGTCCGTCCTCCTTTGCCCTTTACGTGGCTGGATCGACGTGACTGCCAAATGCAGTGTTAGGACTGGGGGCTCCCAAGGTGGGAAGTTAAAGGCTCAAGAAACAAGACCAGCTCTCACTTTTTCCGGCACCATCCGGACTGTTTCCCTCCCTCGTTGCCGTGGGCACAGCCGCGTGGGCAGGGCTCACTGCCAGGGCAGCCTGCCACTTACGTAGCTTTCGGCTGGTTTGGTGTTTCGTTTACTTCATAAGTGGGCAGGTTACAGGCCTTGCACGGGAGTCCTGAGGTTTTGCtgccattttggttttttttttaaagaatttagttTGTCAGACTTGATGAGTTAATGTCACCCAGCGAGGGTTTGCTGTGCCTGAGGTGGCCGAGGCCATCAGCAGTGAGCTTTATGACGTGAAGAATTTGGCGAGGGAGGTGGATGTCCTTGCCGTCGGTCCCTAAAACACAGGTGACTGCGTTTCTTAAAACTTGGTGTGGGCTTCCTGACTCTCTGTTCTCGTAGGAAGAGAAGTATTTTCCAAACAGCAGAGGAGTCAGGCTCGGCGCGAGTTGCCCTCCAAGCAAGAGCTCGCATGATTGGCTTGGGGGTCGGTTTTCACGGTCTCTGAATTAGAACCCCAGGCCGCTTCAGCCTCATGCGTTGCATATAAATGCACGGTTTCATGATGGGCGTATCCAGCCCAAGTGACTgtagccacttttttttttttttttttagctgctcAAGGACCCGAATCCAGGTCTTCCTGAGAAGAGCCTAAGGACAGCATTAACTTCATAACCGAGCTAGAGGAGACAGTGAATGTGGAGAATGAGTTGCCAATGAAGGGGTTACAAAGTCTTGATTTTCTGTCCCCTGGGGTATAACGTGCCCACACTAGGGAACCTGACTCTGTGAGATTTTTCTTAGGTGTGATACTGCATCCGTCCTGGCAGGCCAAAGGAGACTGTTCTCGGCCTGCTTGGAGAGCAGCGAGTCGCAGAAGGGGACGGAAGCAGCGGCCCCCACAGCTCAGGAGAAGGGTCACTTTCAGGACAGCGGCATTCGAATCCCGTGCCTCTCATGCGGCCACACCGTGGGGCAGCTCCATGGAGGCCCTCGGAAGCCACAGCGGGTCCCCGATGTCCTGCCCTAGGAGGAAACGAGGTCTCGTTTGGATTTGCAGTGTTAGATAGCACATTATTTATTTACAGGACCAGGTTTTACCTCCCACCGAGGCGGGAAACGCAGCTGCCATTCCTCCCAAAGCACGGAAGGAAGGAACGAGGTGGTTCCAATGGTGAGTCTCAGGTGCCGAGGGTTAAGTCGATAAAAAGACGCCGTTGGAAGAGAACCGCCTGACAGTTCCTTGCTGGCGTGGGTCGGGGGAAGGCGGCGGGAGGGGGCCGTGGGGCGTAAGAGGCCCTGGGGCTGGTCCGTGGAAGGGACCGTTCCTCAGGCCACCGTCTCACTGGAGGAGTTTGCTTACGTGCTGGGGCTTTGTGTCcgagtcctttcagaaaacgtgttactgcattaaaagaaaaaagtgaaaaccaCCGACTTAGTCCAGACCCCAGCTTTACGGGAAGGTTGCCACGGGAAGGTGGTGGCGTGACCCACCTGGAAGGCAAGGAAGGGCTGAGGGAACAGTGTCCTGGCCCAGGAGGTCCCTCCGTGACCTTGGTGGGcttcctggggctggggagaaaaTTTGGCCCCCCCTTTTCCGTGCCCTGCCGTGAGGGGCGTGAAGTCCTGGTTTTCCCCACGTTGGCGCAAACCCCTCCCCCAAAAGCATCACCCCATTAGTTGGTCCTTGAGTAGttgaagtcccaggggcccttgTCACTGGCATGTTCCGAGGGGTAAGGATTGAGCGGTAACCCCCGAGGCTGATGATCTCCCCACGTCCTCACCCCCGTTGTGATGGGGACGTGTCGCCTCCTGTAGCACATTGGGTTGGAGCGTCTCCACCTCCTGGTGTCATTGGGGACCCAGCGTCTCTTAACAGCCGACACCCAGCAGTGGGAATGTGTCCCTGCCTCGAAGGAGTGGAGTTGGACTCAGCAGGTGCCCTCAGAGCCGTCTCCCAGGAGACTTGTAACACTAGCGAGCTTTTATTGAGCTCTGACTGGATGCTGCCACGATCCTTCATGGTTCCGTGGGCCCCCTCATTTACTGCTCACAACCGCTCAGTGAACTAGGCATTATGATTATTCCAGTTTTGCaagtgggggaaactgaggctattAAAAGTTGTTATGGGACCCGCCAAAGAGGAAAACTGATCTGAGCCGAACACTCTTTACAAGCCCACACCTGCGAATTGTGACTTTAGCCTCAGACTTCAGGCAAAACCATCTTAGAATGAAGCCCAGGTGGGTTTCAAGTGAGGGTTGATCCAGCAGGTCAGGACTGTTCAGAATGAGCTGGTTCCCAGGGATGTCCTGAGCTGGCAGCCAGCAGAATGGAAGGCATCTTTCTGCCAGCCCGAGGCCTGAGGTTCCCTCGGATTGGACCAGTCACAGGAGCCTGGGAGTGCAGTGTGCTGATCGGCCCAACCTGGGCCACctcagggggtggggggagcccacCTCCCCAGGCATCTGCACTCCGGGTGAAAGTGGAGTTGCTGGAAGATGGGGGAGCAGAGGCCCTGGAGGATGGCAAAAAACCCTCCGAGGGTTATTCCCTGCCATTTGTCAGTGAGAAGaacaagctcagagaggctgagtggcctgcccaaggccacacagccaggatgTTGGCCCACGTCACTGACAGATGGgcaaaccgaggctcagagagggcaaaggTCTGCCCAAGCTCACCCAGCTAGGAGGCCTCGGGGTCAAGGCTGAAGCCCAAGGTTGGGGGTGTCCAAGAGCGAGCCACCCAACCCCCAGTGGGAGCCCCCACCCCACGCACTGTCCCTTCGCacccacttcctgctgctgcagAGCTGACCCCGGCCTGAGGTTgtgccccttccctcctctgctttcTTAGTGCCCCCCGGCCTTCTGGAGCCCCCAGGGTGGGGCCGTCTGTGCTGGTTACCCCCGAGGGACCCGCGTGTGGAGGGAgcgagtgaatgagtgaatgccaCTCGCCTCCAGGAAACCCAGGCCCGCGGCCTCCACAGCCCGGGCAGCAGCCCTGGTGGCCTCGTGCCCCAGGGGATCCAGCGCTGTCATCTGAGCAGTGTTTACGGAGCGCAGCGTCCCCGGCCGAGGTTAAAGATAGCACCAGAGTCACGTCCCCGCCAGGAGGCCGGGCACTCGGGGGGGTCCAGGGGGCCCTGCCTCGTCcctggagggaggctgggggtgcGGATCCCTCTGGCACATTCGGTGGGGACACAGGGCAGGCCCACGGTTGCCACAACACGCGTTAGGCCAACGCCAGCCCTCCAGCGGGGGCGGGGACGTCCCCTCCCGTGACCCCAGCACCTGTGTTTCTGCTGAGTCACAGAAGCGACACCGGACCTCAGCGTGGGACGGGACCCTAGAGACGCCCCAGGGCAGCCCccgccctgccctctgccctcatGCCCTCTAGTCAGAGCGCATCAAGCAAGGATCATCAGCCAGTGTCGCCTCCTCCACGAAGCCCTCCCAGATGGTTGGAAACGCGGCCCCGGCCATCCCTCCCCCACCACGTCCCCACTGTGGGTTCCCTTCTCAACCCTCATAACCTTAACCCCTATAATTACCTTTTTCTTTACCTCCTGGTTCCTTCCTCCGAATGGCAACTACACCAGCTCATTCCCTCCTGTGTCCCCAGCGGCTCGCAGAAGGCCTGGTGCACAGTAGCTCACTGAgcgtttgttgaatgactaaatgaactCACGTGGCTTGTTCACAAAGCAAGGAGGCCGGTGTGGCCGATCAGAGTAAGCAGGGGAGAGGGCGGGGGTGCAGGCTGACCGGGTACGCCCTTGAGGCCCCGGGGAGCCCGGTTTGGGTTTTCTCTTTGGGGCGATGCCGAGGAGGGGCCAGCGCCAGCCTCCTGTTTTGTGAGTTAAGCTGTATCGACACTGTATCACGCTCACCGACCGACACCCATCGGGCCCGAAACCTCCAGAATTTCTACTGATGGAAAAAGCGCGTCCACCCCAATCTCAAGTTTCACCCTCGGGAGCTAGAAAAAAGCGCAAATTCAACCCAAAGCGAGTGGAAGCGAGAGTGGCCCCCAGTGAACCAGAGACGGGCAAATGGAAAACCGGTTCTTTAAAAAATGGGATAAAATGGAATGAAACCCacgttgggggggtgggggggggtccgGATTCGCGCTCATCCAGAGACCGCGCATGCGCACTGGGCTgcggggcaggaggggaggatgGTCAGGACGGCGCGCACGTGGCCTCGGGGGCATCCCGCCCCCTccgctgcctcagtttcctcctgtgggCAACGGGGTTCACGTCCCATTCAGGGGCTTTCAGTCCAGTCGCGGGGTCCCTGCGACCGTCACCCCCGCTGAACTccgggagagaagaagagagttgATTGACAAGCCATCTAAGGGGAAATGGGAAGGGGCAGCAAAGACCCCGAGGCCGGGGGACAGGGCGACACAGGTGGGGCTCGGTGGGGGGACCCCGGAGGATGTCACACGGCCCCACGTGACAGCAAGGGATGGGGACGGGGACCCCGCACCTCTCCCAGCCTGCCGGCCTCCGGCGTCCAGGCGGCAGCACAGAAGGGGACGGAGAGCCCGTGGGGGGGCGTCTCAGGGGGACCCCCGGGCAGGACAGGAGATGGGGCCAGGCCCCCCGAGAGCTCAGGCAGCTCCTTGTCGTGGGCAGACGACAACTTTCTTAACTTCTCTTGGAAACGGGGAAGTCTGCGCGCGTCCCCGAAGCCGCGCGGGGGCCCGGGCATGCGGagggctggctgtgtgacctaagGCGAGCGGCCGCCCTCTCTGGGCCCTGGTCCCGCACAGCAGCAGACGGAATGGGTTCCGGAGACCCGCCGCCGAACGGGGATGTTTCTAACGAAGCCCCTGTCGCTGTCACGGAGGCCGGCAGCGGGGGACGGGGCGTTGACCTGGCCGGGAACTCGGCTGTCTCGGGGggtccctgcccccagctccgGGCTCTCGCGGGAGGACGTCCCTCCCAGCCCCGGGCTGATCCCGCGGTCCCACAGCGCCCCCTGGTGGCGCGCGCGCTCATCGCAGCCCCGTCTGGGTCCCCAAGGATAACGGAGCATCCTgtccccggggtggggggggggaccCCACCGCCGAGCTGTGCGCCCCCGGGAAGGCAGAACGGAGTCTGCGCCAGGCAAGCCTGTGTCCCCCGAGTCTGGAACCATCCCCGGCATACAGTAGGCGCTCAAGACATACTGCTCAACGGAGGAATGAATggatgtggaaggaagggagggaggggacggTCACCAGCGGGCGGGAAGCGAGCAGGGCCTGGTGGGTGCGACTGTAAGTGAATTTGAAATAGGGGGCTCCGAGAAGCCCCCGTGAGAGCCAAGATCTTGAGGAGGCGCGGAGGGAGCTACGTTGGTATCTGGAGGAAAAGCCTTCCAAGCAGAGGGCACAgcccatgcaaaggccctggggcaggcccgGGCCTGGCGTGTTGGGGGAAGAGTGAGGAGgccatgtggctggagcagagggagtgaggcggagggagggcggggaggggacgGGGCAGGTCGTGCGGGGCCTGGGGGGCC
This window harbors:
- the FEM1A gene encoding protein fem-1 homolog A, yielding MDLRSAVYKAAGAGKLQLLQKLLSGRSREELEELTGEVAGEGTPLLIAARHGHLDVVEYLVDRCGASVEAGGSVHFDGETIEGAPPLWAASAAGHLAVVRSLLRRGASVNRTTRTNSTPLRAACFDGHLEVVRYLVGEHQADLEVANRHGHTCLMISCYKGHREIARYLLEQGAQVNRRSAKGNTALHDCAESGSLEILQLLLGCHARMERDGYGMTPLLAASVTGHTNIVEYLIQEQPATQEALPGRERGGPGGAAQPQSGLRSRPEEPPSGESYESCCPTSREAAVEALELLGATYVDKKRDLLGAMKHWRRAMELRHQGGTYLPKPEPPQRVLAYDYCKEVNTAKELEALITDPDEMRMQALLIRERILGPSHPDTSYYIRYRGAVYADSGNFERCIHLWKYALDMQQNNLEPLSPMTASSFLSFAELFSYVLQDHAARVKGSVDTHIGFADLMGVLCKGVREVERALQLPKEPGESAQFTKALAIILHLLYLLEKVECTPEQEHLKHQTVYRLLKCAPRGKNGFTPLHMAVDKETQKVGRYPVGIFPSLQVVKVLLNCGADPDSRDFDNNTPLHIAAQNNCPAIMNVLIEAGAHMDATNAFKKTAYELLDEKLLAKSTIQPFNYVTLQCLAARALDKNKIPYKGVIPEELEAFIELH